From Gemmatimonas sp., a single genomic window includes:
- the thiL gene encoding thiamine-phosphate kinase, whose translation MSLEPRPHQAMREGAEFDTIRALMARWGDLAVDIGDDAAVLAPSTHGTRVVSVDACVEDVHFRRAWISAREVGVRAAVAALSDLAAMGARAESVLIAFVIPDTWREALSEVADGMGAVIREAGARIVGGNLSHGAVFSITTTVIGCAQRVVSRSGARAGDLVLVTGLLGGPGAAIQAWDAGQSPVAWSRGRFASPRPRWTEGEALALAGATAMIDVSDGLAGDARHVAAASGVVLELDAALVPAGPGISAEAAMRSGEEYELLACIPVEAYEKLAAGWAAISAVPLTVVGVVRDAADAQPTATVPSGARGFDHFAMGQIPR comes from the coding sequence GTGAGTCTCGAGCCGCGGCCGCATCAGGCCATGCGCGAGGGGGCGGAGTTCGATACGATCCGCGCGCTGATGGCGCGTTGGGGTGATCTGGCCGTGGATATCGGCGACGATGCCGCCGTGTTGGCGCCGAGCACACACGGCACGCGCGTGGTCAGCGTTGATGCCTGCGTGGAAGACGTGCACTTCCGCCGCGCCTGGATTTCAGCGCGCGAAGTGGGTGTGCGGGCGGCGGTGGCGGCGCTGAGCGACTTGGCGGCGATGGGTGCCCGCGCGGAGTCCGTGCTGATTGCTTTCGTCATACCCGACACGTGGCGGGAGGCGCTCAGCGAGGTGGCCGACGGAATGGGCGCGGTGATCCGCGAGGCCGGTGCGCGTATCGTGGGGGGGAATCTCAGCCACGGTGCGGTGTTCTCGATTACGACCACGGTGATCGGGTGTGCGCAACGGGTCGTCTCGCGCAGTGGTGCGCGGGCCGGTGATCTGGTGCTGGTCACTGGCCTGCTGGGAGGGCCTGGCGCGGCCATACAGGCCTGGGATGCCGGCCAGAGCCCCGTTGCATGGTCCCGGGGGCGTTTCGCGTCCCCACGGCCCCGCTGGACCGAAGGCGAGGCCTTGGCGTTGGCCGGTGCCACGGCGATGATCGACGTCAGCGACGGATTGGCCGGCGATGCTCGGCACGTGGCGGCAGCCAGTGGCGTGGTGCTCGAGCTGGACGCGGCACTGGTGCCCGCCGGTCCCGGGATATCGGCCGAGGCGGCGATGCGGAGCGGGGAAGAGTACGAGCTGCTCGCTTGTATTCCGGTAGAGGCATATGAGAAACTGGCGGCGGGTTGGGCGGCGATCAGTGCCGTGCCACTCACGGTGGTCGGCGTGGTTCGTGACGCGGCCGACGCGCAACCGACCGCGACCGTGCCCTCGGGAGCTCGCGGCTTCGACCACTTTGCGATGGGTCAGATCCCGCGTTGA
- a CDS encoding NAD(P)H-hydrate dehydratase, with protein MNALRVTTAAEAAAREHAAIAAGTASFDLMLQAGTTAAAAIVRDWGTHLSRGVALFAGSGNNGGDAYIVAAQLARAGVAVRLHAAAPPRTPEAIRAMHLAAPALVHGAPSGHERLVVDGLLGTGHHGALREPVWAACTRITLARDGGAAVIALDVPSGLDATTGDIAEGSPAAHTTLCFGTIKRGLLLSRGHAGRIVLLDIGLGAEFGRDPDRADGAWHLSNGQDLARWLPPIAWNAHKGRRGRIAIVGGHEGMAGAVILAARAALSAGAGLAHAIVDGPSVSAVQLTVPQALAERWPVRESAAKSGARDDHTTLHRCDALAIGPGLGRGTRSSQLLERVVNEHRDRPLVLDADALWLIAEVANTLGTEAAALMRHWTRHSRAVVCTPHEGEFARLLGTPVPASWDARVDALRQFAMRGGVTMLLKGTPTIVATPDGGPITVVPHGTPLLATGGSGDMLSGLIVALLGQGLAPLEATVCGATVHGRAAELATKQHGGVRGGTLETVFDALPLAWRLLEQPVTFPPGVLADLPSPA; from the coding sequence GTGAACGCCCTGCGCGTCACCACCGCCGCCGAAGCCGCGGCGCGCGAGCACGCGGCGATTGCCGCCGGTACCGCGTCGTTCGACCTCATGCTGCAGGCGGGCACCACAGCCGCCGCCGCTATCGTCCGCGACTGGGGCACGCACCTCTCGCGCGGCGTCGCGCTGTTCGCCGGTAGCGGCAACAATGGCGGTGATGCCTATATCGTCGCCGCGCAGCTCGCACGCGCCGGTGTGGCGGTGCGCCTGCACGCCGCAGCTCCACCGCGCACGCCCGAGGCGATACGGGCGATGCACCTCGCCGCACCGGCGCTCGTGCACGGCGCACCCTCCGGCCATGAACGACTGGTGGTCGATGGCTTACTTGGCACGGGGCATCATGGCGCGCTGCGCGAGCCCGTTTGGGCGGCCTGCACGCGCATCACCCTCGCGCGCGATGGAGGCGCCGCGGTCATCGCGCTCGATGTGCCCAGCGGACTCGATGCCACCACGGGTGACATCGCCGAGGGGAGTCCGGCGGCGCACACGACGCTCTGCTTCGGCACGATCAAGCGTGGGCTTCTGTTGTCACGCGGTCATGCCGGTCGCATCGTGCTGCTCGACATTGGCCTCGGGGCGGAGTTCGGTCGCGACCCCGATCGGGCCGATGGGGCGTGGCATTTGTCGAACGGGCAGGACTTGGCGCGATGGCTTCCGCCGATCGCGTGGAATGCGCACAAAGGCCGTCGGGGACGCATCGCGATCGTGGGCGGGCACGAAGGCATGGCCGGTGCGGTCATCCTGGCGGCACGCGCCGCGCTGTCCGCGGGCGCTGGTTTGGCGCACGCCATCGTTGATGGCCCGAGTGTGTCCGCCGTACAGCTCACGGTGCCGCAGGCGCTGGCCGAACGGTGGCCCGTACGCGAGTCGGCTGCCAAATCAGGCGCGCGCGACGACCACACGACGCTGCATCGTTGCGACGCGCTCGCGATTGGACCCGGACTCGGTCGTGGTACGCGTTCGTCGCAGCTGCTCGAGCGCGTCGTGAACGAACATCGCGATCGCCCGCTGGTGCTTGATGCCGATGCGCTCTGGCTCATCGCCGAAGTCGCGAATACACTCGGCACCGAGGCCGCCGCCCTGATGCGTCACTGGACGCGCCATTCGCGTGCGGTGGTGTGTACGCCGCATGAAGGCGAATTCGCGCGCCTCCTCGGCACGCCCGTGCCGGCGTCGTGGGATGCGCGCGTGGATGCCCTGCGGCAGTTCGCCATGCGCGGCGGCGTGACGATGCTGCTGAAAGGCACTCCCACGATCGTCGCCACGCCCGACGGTGGGCCGATCACCGTGGTGCCGCATGGCACACCACTGCTGGCCACGGGGGGCAGCGGCGATATGCTGAGCGGATTGATCGTCGCGCTGTTGGGACAGGGACTGGCGCCGCTCGAGGCTACCGTGTGCGGTGCCACCGTGCACGGGCGCGCGGCGGAACTCGCGACCAAGCAGCACGGCGGCGTTCGCGGTGGCACACTCGAGACCGTCTTTGATGCGCTGCCGTTGGCGTGGCGCCTGCTCGAGCAGCCCGTCACCTTTCCTCCTGGTGTGCTCGCCGACCTTCCTTCGCCCGCCTGA
- a CDS encoding lysophospholipid acyltransferase family protein, producing MRTAFTALALLVGTVLFGSITLLAELLGRPHGPNSIYEKTPRWWASWLLGAAGVKVVVHDEHQLPEGAPRVFMANHVSWFDIPSMIAALPHYGFVAKRELEKIPLFGPAARAVGVIYIDRENRKAAFSAYDDAASKIRAGHPVLVYPEGTRGYSYALRPFKKGPFVLAIGSGAPIVPVVIYGTIEVNPRTEFRASPGTVHVHLLEPIPTEGLTYADRDDLAERVRQRMADCLRAHYGVDPAIEPVRPAVPQEAEQASA from the coding sequence ATGCGTACCGCATTCACGGCATTGGCCCTGTTGGTTGGAACGGTCCTGTTCGGCAGCATCACGCTCCTGGCCGAGTTGCTGGGGCGCCCGCACGGCCCAAACAGCATTTACGAGAAGACTCCCCGCTGGTGGGCCTCGTGGTTGCTGGGTGCCGCCGGCGTGAAGGTGGTGGTGCATGACGAACACCAACTGCCCGAGGGCGCGCCGCGCGTGTTCATGGCGAACCACGTGAGCTGGTTCGACATCCCGTCGATGATCGCCGCCTTGCCGCACTACGGATTCGTGGCCAAGCGTGAGCTGGAGAAGATCCCGCTGTTCGGACCGGCCGCACGCGCCGTGGGCGTGATCTACATCGACCGCGAAAACCGGAAAGCCGCCTTCAGCGCGTACGACGACGCCGCGTCGAAAATCCGGGCCGGGCACCCCGTGTTGGTATACCCCGAAGGCACCCGCGGCTACTCCTACGCCCTGCGCCCCTTCAAGAAGGGCCCGTTCGTACTGGCCATCGGCTCCGGCGCCCCGATCGTCCCCGTCGTCATCTACGGCACGATCGAGGTCAACCCCCGCACCGAATTCCGCGCCTCACCCGGCACCGTGCACGTGCATCTGCTGGAGCCGATTCCAACGGAAGGCCTTACCTACGCCGACCGCGACGACCTCGCCGAGCGCGTCCGTCAGCGCATGGCCGACTGTTTACGTGCACATTACGGGGTCGATCCGGCAATCGAGCCGGTTCGCCCTGCCGTACCGCAGGAGGCCGAGCAAGCCTCCGCCTAG